From the genome of Eucalyptus grandis isolate ANBG69807.140 chromosome 2, ASM1654582v1, whole genome shotgun sequence, one region includes:
- the LOC104426175 gene encoding alanine--tRNA ligase, producing MDSRPTKLDYYADMRSLVSESTVVSFLKGGDDGRSALILESTIFHPQGGGQPADTGFITVGDGEAKFAVEDVRSRDGIVYHYGHVENLVGDGVVEFETGKAVHLHVDESRRKLNSRLHSAGHLLDMCMKNVGLGLEPGKGYHFPDGPFVEYKGVIPPSEISNKQKELETEANALISKGGKVSIVVLPYDEALEQCGGFLPDYIPKESTPRIVKLGSNPGCPCGGTHVHNLSEIISMKVSQIRTKKGVTKVSYTVG from the exons ATGGATTCGCGCCCCACGAAGCTCGATTACTACGCCGACATGCGGAGCCTCGTCTCCGAGTCCACGGTCGTCTCCTTCCTCAAG GGTGGTGATGATGGTAGGAGTGCTTTGATACTGGAGTCTACGATTTTCCATCCCCAAGGCGGCGGGCAGCCGGCCGATACCGGGTTTATCACGGTCGGGGACGGGGAGGCGAAGTTTGCTGTGGAAGATGTCCGGTCGAGAGATGGAATT GTTTATCATTATGGTCACGTTGAGAATTTGGTTGGGGATGGCGTGGTGGAATTTGAGACAGGAAAGGCAGTTCACTTGCACGTGGATGAATCTAGGCGCAAGCTCAACTCCCG GTTGCATTCAGCTGGGCATTTACTGGACATGTGTATGAAGAATGTGGGACTTGGTTTGGAGCCAGGCAAGGGTTACCATTTCCCAGATGG ACCATTCGTGGAATATAAAGGTGTTATTCCGCCAAGTGAAATATCTAACAAGCAGAAGGAATTGGAGACGGAAGCTAATGCATTGATATCTAAAGGAGGGAAA GTTTCTATTGTGGTATTACCTTATGATGAAGCTTTAGAGCAATGTGGTGGTTTCCTTCCTGATTATATTCCCAAG GAAAGCACTCCTCgcattgtgaaattgggaagtAATCCAGGTTGTCCATGTGGTGGTACCCATGTTCATAATCTATCAGAGATAATTAGCATGAAG GTCTCCCAAATTCGCACGAAGAAAGGCGTGACAAAAGTCTCCTATACCGTTGGGTGA
- the LOC120290355 gene encoding flowering-promoting factor 1-like protein 3, with product MNGVSVFKNGVGRLAEDPGGEVSGGIGRQKVLIHIPTNEVITSNADLERKLSSVGWERYYDDPDLLQFHKRSTVHLISLPKDFNKLKSMHMYDIVVKNRDIFEVRDM from the coding sequence atgaatggggTTTCGGTGTTCAAGAACGGCGTTGGCCGGCTGGCGGAGGACCCAGGGGGCGAGGTGTCCGGCGGCATCGGGCGGCAGAAGGTGCTGATCCACATCCCAACGAACGAGGTGATCACGTCAAATGCTGACCTCGAGAGGAAGCTATCCTCAGTCGGGTGGGAGAGGTACTACGACGACCCGGACCTCCTCCAATTCCACAAGAGATCCACCGTCCATCTCATCTCTCTCCCGAAGGACTTCAACAAGCTCAAGTCCATGCACATGTATGACATCGTTGTCAAGAACCGCGACATTTTCGAAGTCCGGGACATGTGA
- the LOC104426163 gene encoding probable protein phosphatase 2C 40: MEGTNAIKHDTEFKVSFGYKCNGNQFDTYEVSNGCDMLRGIKMQRPSSLSFSCLSGAAVSANATLANTNICHGVIGEEILPTWDSPNSFRRIASSPSLLKLDMLSSSLQSSTSNLSCSPSCQSDSFESDSFLKAMSAPSKGDTFLNATEVQVAGGAAGEDRVQAVCSEENGWLYCGIYDGFNGRDAADFLAGTLYDTFTNYFNASLDWESKQECLKAFDSSDAYGSLQYILEDNSYTSHGKNLLSKNCNFENPNPENVMKNAQNFHMNMPSESFQRGVVDCLLHALNQAENDFLYMVEQEMEDRPDLVSVGSCVLVVLLHGNNLYTLSLGDSRAVLATYEQHDNNGSKELKAIQLTESHTVDNEVERTRLLGDHPDDSMTISMGKVKGKLKVTRALGVGYLKKKILNDALMGILSVRDLISPPYVSTIPSVNVHRISKDDHFVIVASDGLFDFFSNDEVVQIVNSYIQCNPSADPAKYIVNQLILRAANSAGFSMEELMKIPPGRRRKYHDDVTVIVVILGTNQRTSKASTCV; the protein is encoded by the exons ATGGAAGGGACAAATGCAATAAAACATGATACGGAATTTAAAGTGAGCTTTGGCTATAAATGCAACGGAAACCAGTTTGATACCTATGAAGTTTCTAATGGGTGTGATATGCTTCGTGGAATTAAAATGCAAAGACCCAGTAGTTTATCATTCTCCTGCTTATCTGGTGCTGCTGTAAGTGCCAATGCCACCTTGGCAAATACAAATATCTGCCACGGGGTGATAGGGGAAGAAATACTTCCTACTTGGGATTCTCCAAATTCATTTCGCAGGATTGCCTCATCACCATCCCTTTTAAAGTTGGACATGTTATCATCGTCTTTACAGAGCAGTACATCTAACTTAAGCTGTAGTCCATCCTGTCAAAGTGACTCTTTTGAAAGTGATTCGTTTTTAAAGGCAATGAGCGCTCCTTCAAAAGGTGACACTTTTCTGAATGCTACAGAAGTTCAAGTAGCTGGTGGGGCAGCTGGGGAGGACAGGGTGCAAGCTGTTTGTTCTGAAGAGAATGGATGGCTATACTGTGGAATTTATGATGGATTCAATGGAAGAGATGCAGCTGATTTTCTCGCTGGGACATTATATGACACCTTCACAAATTACTTTAATGCTTCTTTAGATTGGGAGTCAAAGCAGGAGTGCCTGAAAGCTTTTGATAGTTCAGATGCATATGGGTCTCTCCAATACATTCTAGAGGATAATAGTTATACTTCTCATGGGAAGAATTTGCTATCAAAGAACTGCAATTTTGAGAATCCAAATCCTGAGAACGTCATGAAGAATGCTCAAAATTTTCACATGAATATGCCATCAGAATCATTTCAGAGAGGTGTTGTAGATTGTCTTCTACATGCTTTGAATCAGGCagaaaatgatttcttataCATGGTTGAGCAGGAAATGGAAGATCGTCCTGACTTAGTTTCTGTTGGTTCTTGTGTATTGGTTGTGCTTCTGCATGGCAATAACTTGTACACACTCAGTCTTGGGGATAGTAGAGCTGTTTTGGCAACATATGAACAGCATGACAACAATGGCAGCAAGGAGTTGAAAGCCATCCAGCTCACTGAGAGCCACACTGTTGACAATGAAGTTGAAAGAACTCGACTACTGGGTGATCATCCTGATGACTCCATGACCATTTCAATGGGGAAGGTCAAAGGCAAGTTGAAAGTCACACGTGCCCTTGGAGTTGGATACTTGAAGAAG AAGATTCTAAATGATGCACTTATGGGTATCCTGAGTGTCCGTGATCTTATAAGCCCTCCATATGTTTCCACCATACCATCAGTGAATGTGCACAGAATTTCAAAAGACGATCACTTTGTCATAGTTGCAAGTGATGGTCTGTTTGATTTCTTCAGCAACGATGAGGTGGTACAAATTGTGAATTCCTACATCCAATGCAACCCTTCTGCTGATCCGGCAAAATATATAGTAAATCAGCTCATTTTGAGGGCAGCCAATTCTGCAG GTTTCAGTATGGAGGAATTGATGAAAATTCCTccagggaggaggaggaagtatCACGACGATGTAACTGTTATTGTTGTAATCCTTGGAACTAATCAGCGCACTTCCAAAGCATCGACATGTGTATAA
- the LOC104426154 gene encoding uncharacterized protein LOC104426154, whose protein sequence is MADSESTPSLPAPAPLSSRKENITPMSSKIAELNESRSELLTRIQSLKQDLQGWRSKLDTQVKIYKDELSELKKSLNVEVEQLRSEFKELRTTLQQQQEDVTTSLRNLGLQDVSGDTKDNVIQSPIVKEREDGVDAEHVPTVVIKKEEPEY, encoded by the exons ATGGCCGACTCCGAATCCACTCCATCTCTCCCTGCTCCTGCTCCCCTCTCATCC AGGAAGGAGAACATCACTCCCATGAGCTCGAAGATCGCG GAGTTGAACGAATCGAGGTCGGAGCTTCTTACTCGAATCCAAAGCCTAAAGCAG GATTTGCAAGGTTGGAGGTCCAAGTTGGACACCCAAGTCAAGATCTACAAAGAT GAACTTTCAGAACTTAAGAAATCACTTAATGTTGAGGTGGAACAACTCAGATCG GAATTTAAGGAATTGAGAACCACTCTTCAGCAGCAACAGGAGGATGTCACCACTAGCTTAAGGAATCTTGGG TTGCAGGATGTTTCAGGAGATACCAAGGACAATGTGATCCAAAGTCCAATTGTCAAAGAAAGAGAGGATGGTGTGGATGCTGAGCATGTTCCTACGGTAgtcataaaaaaggaagaacctGAATACTGA